In a genomic window of Bacilli bacterium PM5-9:
- a CDS encoding type I restriction enzyme S subunit (product_source=KO:K01154; cath_funfam=3.90.220.20; cog=COG0732; ko=KO:K01154; pfam=PF01420; superfamily=116734) translates to MINLMKDSGVEWIGEIPSDWQISKIKYTTKLNGRIGWQGLTSSEYQDEGPFLITGTDFNEGRISFDSAIHIEENRWAEAKQIQVENGDLLITKDGTVGKVAIIDELEDKASLNSGVLRIQTTNEVNRKFLYYVLLSEEFWLWFNYTNSGASTILHLYQNVFNQFTYVIPLLKEQQDIANFLDEETKKLDDAKNILQQHIEKLKEYHKSLIWETVTKGLDKDVPMKDSGVDWIGEIPGEWVLTRLKYLAKITTGTADSQDQVIDGEYPFYIRSQKPVNIDYFTHNCTAILTAGDGDIGNIWHYVSSKFTAHQRVYIISDFINLVDSRYLYFYFCEIFKLQPVLFDAKTTVGSLRMSMLTDFEVLLPEIEVQQAIANFLDEKTSIIEKIIFNVQSQIEIIDKQKKTLIYDYVTGKRRVEL, encoded by the coding sequence ATGATTAATCTTATGAAAGATAGTGGTGTCGAATGGATTGGAGAGATACCTAGTGATTGGCAAATCAGTAAGATTAAGTACACCACGAAACTTAACGGACGTATTGGGTGGCAAGGGTTAACATCAAGCGAATACCAAGATGAAGGCCCGTTCCTTATTACAGGTACTGACTTCAATGAAGGAAGAATAAGCTTTGATTCTGCTATTCACATTGAGGAAAATCGCTGGGCTGAAGCTAAACAAATTCAAGTAGAAAACGGAGATTTGTTAATTACAAAAGATGGAACAGTTGGAAAAGTAGCTATTATTGATGAACTTGAAGATAAAGCATCTTTGAATAGCGGTGTATTGCGAATACAAACTACTAATGAGGTAAATCGCAAATTCCTTTATTATGTTTTACTTTCTGAAGAATTTTGGCTTTGGTTCAATTACACAAATTCAGGAGCAAGTACGATTTTGCATTTGTATCAAAATGTGTTTAATCAATTTACTTATGTAATTCCACTACTTAAAGAGCAACAAGACATCGCTAACTTCCTTGATGAGGAAACCAAAAAGTTAGATGATGCTAAAAATATACTTCAGCAACATATCGAGAAACTTAAAGAATATCACAAAAGTTTGATTTGGGAAACTGTGACCAAAGGACTTGATAAAGATGTCCCTATGAAAGATTCGGGTGTGGATTGGATAGGTGAGATACCTGGGGAATGGGTACTAACTCGATTAAAATATTTAGCTAAAATTACCACAGGAACAGCAGATTCTCAGGATCAAGTTATTGATGGGGAATATCCATTTTATATTAGGTCTCAAAAACCTGTGAATATTGACTATTTTACACATAATTGTACAGCAATTCTTACTGCCGGAGATGGTGATATTGGTAACATTTGGCATTATGTGAGTAGTAAGTTCACTGCGCATCAAAGGGTTTATATAATAAGTGATTTTATTAATTTGGTCGATTCAAGGTATTTATATTTCTACTTTTGTGAAATATTCAAACTTCAACCAGTTTTATTTGATGCAAAGACAACAGTTGGGTCGTTAAGAATGTCAATGTTGACAGATTTTGAAGTTTTATTACCTGAAATTGAGGTACAGCAAGCCATTGCCAATTTCCTTGATGAAAAAACATCAATTATTGAAAAAATAATTTTTAACGTTCAATCTCAAATTGAAATCATCGACAAACAAAAGAAAACCTTGATTTACGATTATGTAACTGGCAAAAGGAGAGTGGAATTATGA